A genomic segment from Blastococcus sp. PRF04-17 encodes:
- the pgeF gene encoding peptidoglycan editing factor PgeF: MLTAAVRPRRVVTDRRGGRSASPYDTFNLGDHVGDEPTAVAANRARVARELALGEERLVWMNQVHGTGVAVVDGPQDGPVPATDALVTRTRGLVLCVLVADCVPILLADPVAGVVAAVHAGREGVRRGIVPAALSAMASLGARARNVTALLGPAVCGQCYEVPEPMQRDVERVAPGSAVPTRAGTAGLDLRAGVAEILRRAGIDEVVQDPRCTVEDPLLFSHRRDGVTGRQAGLVWLEDDR; this comes from the coding sequence ATGCTGACTGCGGCAGTCCGACCCCGCAGGGTCGTCACCGATCGGCGGGGCGGCCGGTCCGCGTCCCCCTACGACACGTTCAACCTGGGCGACCACGTCGGTGACGAACCGACCGCCGTCGCGGCCAACCGCGCCCGCGTCGCGCGGGAGCTGGCCCTGGGCGAGGAACGGCTGGTCTGGATGAACCAGGTCCACGGCACCGGTGTCGCGGTGGTGGACGGGCCGCAGGACGGCCCGGTGCCGGCGACCGACGCGCTGGTCACGCGCACTCGGGGTCTCGTCCTCTGCGTGCTCGTGGCCGACTGCGTGCCGATCCTCCTGGCGGACCCCGTCGCCGGCGTGGTCGCCGCGGTCCACGCGGGACGGGAAGGCGTGCGGCGGGGGATCGTCCCGGCCGCGCTCTCGGCCATGGCGAGCCTCGGCGCCCGCGCGCGGAACGTCACCGCGCTGCTGGGCCCCGCGGTCTGCGGTCAGTGCTACGAGGTCCCCGAGCCGATGCAGCGCGACGTCGAGCGGGTGGCGCCGGGTTCCGCCGTCCCGACGCGGGCCGGTACGGCGGGCCTGGACCTGCGGGCCGGCGTCGCCGAGATCCTCCGCCGGGCGGGGATCGACGAGGTGGTGCAGGACCCGCGGTGCACGGTCGAGGACCCGCTCCTGTTCTCGCACCGCCGCGACGGCGTCACCGGTCGCCAGGCCGGCCTGGTCTGGCTGGAGGACGACCGGTGA
- a CDS encoding UDP-N-acetylmuramoyl-tripeptide--D-alanyl-D-alanine ligase has product MIALTLGEIAELVDGALTGPADAAVTGKVTLDSRSAEQGDLFVAFRGERVDGHDFLGAAAAAGAVAALSTRPDDALPTVVVRDPVVALGRLATGVHGRLTAGGLRTLAITGSSGKTSTKDLLGQVLATAGATVSPPGSYNNDIGLPLTVLSADERTRFLVLEMGARGSGHITRLCGVARPQISVVLNVGSAHLGEFGSVDGIARAKGEIVEALPEDGTAVLNADDPRVAAMASRTAARVVTTGRAERADVRATDVTLDETARPRFTLLAAGEEHPVALQVVGEHQVANALSAAGAALAAGMRPADVATALSAAGARSRWRMEVGRRGDGVTVVNDAYNANPESMRAALAALAGLAGDRRIAVLGGMAELGPDSAAEHERLGRDAAAAGIDLIVAVGPDAVGISAGASAAGLSAGRGAGGESVHVPDRAAARELLSEVLRPGDVVLVKASRSYGLELLAADLLTTTPAEPGAPA; this is encoded by the coding sequence ATGATCGCGTTGACGCTGGGGGAGATCGCCGAACTGGTCGACGGTGCCCTGACCGGCCCGGCCGACGCCGCGGTGACCGGGAAGGTGACCCTCGACTCGAGGAGCGCCGAGCAGGGGGACCTCTTCGTCGCCTTCCGGGGCGAGCGGGTCGACGGGCACGACTTCCTGGGCGCCGCCGCGGCCGCCGGTGCGGTGGCCGCGCTGAGCACGCGACCCGACGACGCCCTGCCGACGGTCGTGGTGCGCGACCCGGTCGTCGCCCTCGGCCGGCTCGCCACCGGTGTGCACGGCCGGCTCACCGCCGGCGGGCTGCGCACGCTGGCCATCACCGGGTCGTCGGGCAAGACCTCGACCAAGGACCTGCTGGGGCAGGTGCTCGCCACGGCGGGCGCGACGGTCAGCCCACCGGGCTCCTACAACAACGACATCGGATTGCCGCTGACCGTGCTGAGCGCCGACGAGCGGACCCGCTTCCTGGTGCTCGAGATGGGAGCCAGGGGCTCGGGCCACATCACCAGGCTCTGCGGCGTGGCGCGCCCCCAGATCTCGGTGGTCCTCAACGTCGGCTCGGCGCACCTGGGCGAGTTCGGCAGCGTCGACGGGATCGCGCGCGCGAAGGGCGAGATCGTCGAGGCGCTGCCCGAGGACGGCACCGCCGTCCTCAACGCCGACGACCCGCGCGTGGCCGCCATGGCGTCGCGGACCGCCGCCCGCGTCGTCACCACCGGGCGCGCCGAGCGTGCCGACGTGCGGGCCACCGACGTGACACTCGACGAGACGGCCCGCCCGCGCTTCACCCTGCTGGCCGCGGGGGAGGAGCACCCCGTCGCCCTCCAGGTGGTGGGTGAGCACCAGGTCGCCAACGCGCTGTCCGCGGCCGGTGCGGCCCTGGCCGCCGGGATGCGGCCCGCCGACGTGGCCACCGCCCTGTCCGCGGCCGGCGCCCGCAGCCGCTGGCGCATGGAGGTCGGCCGCCGGGGCGACGGCGTGACGGTGGTCAACGACGCCTACAACGCCAACCCCGAGTCGATGCGCGCCGCCCTGGCCGCGCTCGCCGGGCTGGCCGGCGACCGGCGGATCGCCGTCCTGGGTGGCATGGCGGAGCTCGGGCCCGACTCCGCGGCGGAGCACGAGCGGCTGGGCCGCGACGCGGCGGCCGCCGGCATCGACCTGATCGTGGCCGTGGGGCCCGATGCGGTAGGCATATCCGCCGGGGCGTCCGCCGCCGGGCTGTCGGCGGGACGAGGCGCAGGAGGGGAGTCGGTGCACGTGCCGGACCGGGCCGCCGCGCGCGAGCTGCTGTCGGAGGTGCTGCGTCCGGGGGACGTCGTCCTCGTCAAGGCCAGTCGCTCCTACGGACTCGAGCTGCTCGCCGCCGACCTGCTCACGACCACACCCGCCGAACCCGGGGCCCCCGCGTGA
- the mraY gene encoding phospho-N-acetylmuramoyl-pentapeptide-transferase has protein sequence MRSVLIASGFGLILSILLTPLAIRAFRRQGLGQEVRDDGPESHLSKQGTPTMGGTVIVGATIGGYLAAHLFLVDQANWGFTATGVLLLFLMAGMGTVGFLDDYLKIRHRRSLGLNKTAKLVGQLVVGVAFAVTSINFPNRDGITPASTFVSYVRDIAPFALGSVAFVILAYLFIAGFSNAVNLTDGLDGLAAGASAMVFASYVFISFWQFTHDCATEDIVGCYTVRDPLDVTLVAAAALGACLGFLWWNTSPARIFMGDTGSLALGGLLAGLAIVTRTELLLVVLGGLFVAVTLSVVIQVAFFRATRRRVFRMAPLHHHFELAGWTENTVIVRFWLVTAMAVAFGIGLFYADWLQFVGL, from the coding sequence GTGAGGTCCGTCCTGATCGCGTCCGGTTTCGGCCTCATCCTCTCCATCCTGCTCACCCCGCTGGCGATCCGCGCGTTCCGACGGCAGGGGCTGGGTCAGGAGGTCCGGGACGACGGACCCGAGAGCCACCTGTCGAAGCAGGGCACGCCCACCATGGGTGGCACCGTGATCGTCGGCGCCACCATCGGCGGCTACCTGGCCGCGCATCTGTTCCTCGTCGACCAGGCCAACTGGGGCTTCACCGCCACCGGTGTGCTGCTGCTGTTCCTCATGGCCGGCATGGGCACGGTCGGGTTCCTCGACGACTACCTGAAGATCCGGCACCGGCGCAGCCTCGGGCTGAACAAGACCGCCAAGCTGGTGGGCCAGCTGGTGGTCGGCGTCGCCTTCGCGGTGACGTCGATCAACTTCCCGAACCGGGACGGGATCACCCCGGCCTCGACGTTCGTCTCCTACGTGCGCGACATCGCCCCGTTCGCACTCGGCTCGGTCGCCTTCGTGATCCTGGCCTACCTGTTCATCGCCGGGTTCTCCAACGCGGTGAACCTCACCGACGGGCTCGACGGGCTGGCCGCGGGGGCCTCGGCGATGGTCTTCGCGTCCTACGTCTTCATCTCCTTCTGGCAGTTCACCCACGACTGCGCCACCGAGGACATCGTGGGCTGCTACACCGTCCGCGACCCGCTCGACGTCACCCTCGTCGCCGCGGCCGCACTCGGCGCCTGCCTCGGCTTCCTGTGGTGGAACACCAGCCCGGCGCGGATCTTCATGGGCGACACCGGATCGCTGGCCCTCGGCGGCCTGCTGGCCGGACTGGCGATCGTCACCCGCACGGAGCTGCTGCTGGTCGTCCTCGGTGGGCTCTTCGTGGCCGTCACGCTGTCGGTGGTCATCCAGGTGGCGTTCTTCCGGGCCACCCGCCGACGGGTGTTCCGGATGGCGCCGCTGCACCACCACTTCGAGCTCGCCGGCTGGACCGAGAACACCGTCATCGTGCGGTTCTGGCTGGTGACCGCGATGGCCGTCGCCTTCGGGATCGGGCTGTTCTACGCGGACTGGCTGCAGTTCGTCGGGCTGTGA
- the ftsZ gene encoding cell division protein FtsZ — protein MTPPHNYLAVIKVVGIGGGGVNAVNRMIEVGLKGVEFIAINTDAQALLMSDADVKLDVGRELTRGLGAGAQPDVGRQAAEDHREEIEEVLKGADMVFVTAGEGGGTGTGGAPVVASIARKLGALTIGVVTRPFAFEGKRRAVQAESGIEELRNECDTLIVIPNDRLLQLGDRNVSVMDAFRTADQVLLSGVQGITDLITTPGLINLDFADVKSVMSGAGSALMGIGSARGDNRALLAAEQAIASPLLEASMEGAHGVLLSISGGSDLGLFEINEAASLVSDAAHADANIIFGAVIDDALGDEVRVTVIAAGFDSGRPSSRKDGAAAAVPGASSAAPAGLPPYRRPMTPSGVQGAGSGWWCRRHSRPSPPRPRRPRRRRRRATASPGPWGARR, from the coding sequence ATGACACCTCCGCACAACTATCTAGCGGTCATCAAGGTCGTCGGCATCGGCGGCGGCGGGGTGAACGCGGTCAATCGCATGATCGAGGTCGGACTCAAGGGGGTCGAGTTCATCGCGATCAACACCGACGCGCAGGCGCTGCTGATGAGCGACGCCGACGTCAAGCTCGACGTGGGACGCGAGCTCACCCGCGGGCTGGGTGCCGGAGCGCAGCCGGACGTCGGCCGGCAGGCCGCCGAGGACCACCGGGAGGAGATCGAGGAGGTCCTCAAGGGGGCCGACATGGTCTTCGTGACCGCGGGCGAGGGGGGTGGCACCGGTACCGGTGGCGCGCCCGTCGTGGCCTCGATCGCGCGCAAGCTCGGCGCCCTGACCATCGGCGTGGTCACCCGCCCGTTCGCCTTCGAGGGCAAGCGGCGCGCGGTCCAGGCCGAATCGGGGATCGAGGAGCTGCGCAACGAGTGCGACACGCTGATCGTGATCCCGAACGACCGGCTGCTGCAGCTGGGCGACCGCAACGTCAGCGTCATGGACGCCTTCCGCACCGCCGACCAGGTGCTGCTCTCCGGTGTCCAGGGCATCACCGACCTGATCACCACCCCCGGCCTGATCAACCTGGACTTCGCCGACGTCAAGTCGGTCATGTCCGGCGCGGGCTCGGCCCTGATGGGCATCGGCAGCGCCCGCGGTGACAACCGCGCGCTCCTGGCGGCCGAGCAGGCCATCGCCAGCCCGCTGCTGGAAGCCTCGATGGAGGGCGCCCACGGCGTGCTGCTGTCGATCTCCGGCGGCTCGGACCTCGGCCTGTTCGAGATCAACGAGGCCGCCTCGCTGGTGTCCGACGCGGCGCACGCCGACGCCAACATCATCTTCGGCGCCGTCATCGACGACGCCCTGGGTGACGAGGTGCGCGTGACGGTCATCGCGGCCGGCTTCGACAGCGGCCGGCCCAGTTCCCGCAAGGACGGCGCGGCCGCGGCGGTGCCGGGTGCCTCGTCCGCGGCTCCCGCCGGTCTGCCGCCCTATCGGCGCCCCATGACGCCCTCGGGCGTCCAGGGGGCGGGGAGCGGCTGGTGGTGCCGCAGGCACAGTCGGCCCAGTCCGCCGCGGCCGCGCCGGCCGCGCCGGCGCAGGCGACGGGCAACAGCGTCTCCGGGCCCGTGGGGCGCACGCCGGTGA
- the murG gene encoding undecaprenyldiphospho-muramoylpentapeptide beta-N-acetylglucosaminyltransferase, protein MTARPTSVVLAGGGTAGHIEPMLSLADALRRRADGGTELRITCLGTARGMETRLVPARGYDLRLIPPVPLPRKPTVDLLRVPDRVWRAVAETRAVLDEVAADVVVGFGGYVALPAYLAARRSKVPIVVHEQNALPGLANRVGARLAARVAVTVPGTPLHAGEHVGMPLRRAISTLDRDATRAEGRREFGLDADRPTLLVFGGSQGAQTLNRAAVAAADALTAAGIQVLHARGPKNTHVTVPTRPPGSAPYVVVDYLERMDLAYAAADLALCRAGAVTVAELSAVGLPGAFVPLPIGNGEQRRNALPVVEAGGGLLVEDADLDEDWIEGHLIPLLTDPQALAGYARHAAAAGAPDADERLAEIVLQVGASSSGRR, encoded by the coding sequence GTGACCGCACGACCGACCAGCGTGGTCCTCGCCGGCGGCGGTACCGCGGGGCACATCGAACCCATGCTGTCCCTGGCCGACGCACTGCGGCGCCGCGCCGACGGGGGGACCGAGTTGCGGATCACCTGCCTCGGCACCGCCCGGGGCATGGAGACCCGACTGGTGCCGGCGCGCGGCTACGACCTGCGGCTCATCCCGCCCGTGCCGCTGCCGCGCAAGCCGACCGTCGACCTGCTGCGGGTCCCGGACCGGGTCTGGCGCGCCGTCGCCGAGACCCGGGCGGTGCTCGACGAGGTGGCCGCCGACGTGGTCGTCGGCTTCGGCGGGTACGTCGCCCTGCCGGCCTACCTCGCGGCGCGGCGGTCGAAGGTGCCGATCGTCGTGCACGAGCAGAACGCGCTGCCCGGGCTGGCCAACCGCGTGGGAGCCCGGCTGGCCGCGCGCGTGGCGGTCACCGTGCCCGGCACGCCGCTGCACGCCGGGGAGCACGTCGGCATGCCCCTGCGCCGCGCCATCAGCACGCTGGACCGCGACGCCACCCGAGCCGAGGGCCGCCGCGAGTTCGGGCTGGACGCCGACCGGCCGACGCTGCTGGTCTTCGGCGGCTCGCAGGGCGCGCAGACGCTCAATCGCGCGGCGGTCGCCGCCGCCGACGCGCTGACCGCCGCGGGCATCCAGGTGCTGCACGCCCGCGGGCCCAAGAACACCCACGTGACGGTTCCGACCCGCCCGCCGGGTAGTGCTCCCTACGTGGTCGTCGACTATCTGGAGCGCATGGACCTCGCGTACGCCGCCGCCGACCTGGCCCTGTGCCGGGCCGGCGCGGTGACCGTGGCGGAGCTGTCGGCCGTCGGACTGCCGGGTGCCTTCGTGCCCCTGCCGATCGGGAACGGAGAGCAGCGGCGCAACGCCCTGCCGGTCGTCGAGGCCGGGGGTGGCCTGCTCGTCGAGGACGCCGACCTGGACGAGGACTGGATCGAGGGCCACCTGATCCCGCTGCTCACCGACCCGCAGGCGCTGGCCGGCTACGCCCGGCACGCCGCGGCGGCCGGTGCCCCCGACGCCGACGAGCGGCTGGCCGAGATCGTCCTCCAGGTCGGCGCGTCCTCGAGCGGACGCCGATGA
- the murC gene encoding UDP-N-acetylmuramate--L-alanine ligase, with protein sequence MSAAEVAAWSDPVPLLPELGTVHFIGIGGAGMSGIARILLARGVAVSGSDRRDTPTLLALRALGARVAVGHDPQNLADADTVVVSTAIRADNPELVSARERGLRVLPRAVALAAVMAGRRSVAVAGTHGKTSTTSMLTVAVQACGADPSFAIGGDLNESGSNAHSGEGDVFVAEADESDRSFLLLAPYAAVVTNVEADHLDNYGDLAAVEAAFDRFLATVHGDGFVVLCADDPGSARLASVPTAARLRTYGRAEGADLRLADLEVAPDATSYTAVLDGRELGRVRIQVPGEHMALNSAAALLAGIELGLPVEGLVEGLARFGGVHRRFELKGTVHGVRVYDDYAHHPTEVRAQLQAARAVAGSGRLVVAFQPHLYSRTQEFAEGFGQALALADEVVVMDVYGAREDPVPGVTGALVAEAVPLPAARVHFEPSWSATAPVLAARARAGDLVLTMGAGDVSMVGPEVLDALRARTDAPVPGPAGGRP encoded by the coding sequence ATGAGCGCCGCCGAGGTCGCAGCCTGGTCGGACCCGGTCCCGCTGCTGCCCGAGCTGGGCACCGTCCACTTCATCGGCATCGGTGGCGCCGGGATGAGCGGCATCGCGCGGATCCTGCTGGCCCGCGGGGTGGCGGTGTCGGGCAGCGACCGCCGCGACACCCCGACGTTGCTGGCACTGCGGGCGCTGGGCGCCCGGGTCGCCGTGGGCCACGACCCGCAGAACCTGGCGGACGCCGACACGGTGGTCGTGTCCACCGCGATCCGTGCCGACAACCCGGAGCTCGTGTCCGCCCGTGAGCGGGGCCTGCGGGTGCTGCCGCGAGCCGTGGCGCTCGCCGCCGTCATGGCCGGCCGCCGCAGCGTCGCCGTCGCCGGCACGCACGGGAAGACCTCGACCACGTCGATGCTCACCGTCGCCGTCCAGGCGTGCGGCGCCGACCCCTCGTTCGCCATCGGTGGGGACCTGAACGAATCCGGCAGCAACGCCCACTCGGGTGAGGGCGACGTGTTCGTCGCCGAGGCCGACGAGAGCGACCGGTCCTTCCTGCTGCTGGCCCCGTACGCGGCCGTCGTCACGAACGTCGAGGCCGACCACCTGGACAACTACGGCGACCTCGCCGCGGTGGAGGCCGCCTTCGACCGGTTCCTCGCCACCGTGCACGGCGACGGCTTCGTCGTGCTGTGCGCCGACGACCCCGGCTCGGCCCGCCTCGCGAGCGTGCCGACCGCGGCGCGGCTGCGCACCTACGGCCGCGCGGAGGGCGCCGACCTCAGGCTCGCCGACCTGGAGGTGGCGCCCGACGCCACGAGCTACACGGCCGTGCTCGACGGGCGGGAGCTGGGCCGGGTGCGGATCCAGGTGCCCGGCGAGCACATGGCGCTCAACAGCGCGGCGGCCCTGCTGGCGGGCATCGAGCTCGGGCTGCCCGTCGAGGGCCTCGTCGAGGGGCTGGCCCGGTTCGGCGGTGTGCACCGCCGGTTCGAGCTCAAGGGCACGGTCCACGGCGTCCGCGTGTACGACGACTACGCCCACCACCCCACCGAGGTCCGCGCCCAGCTGCAGGCGGCGCGCGCCGTGGCCGGCAGCGGCCGGCTGGTCGTGGCGTTCCAGCCGCACCTCTACAGCCGGACCCAGGAGTTCGCCGAGGGATTCGGCCAGGCGCTGGCCCTGGCCGACGAGGTCGTGGTCATGGACGTCTACGGCGCCCGCGAGGACCCGGTGCCCGGAGTGACCGGCGCGCTGGTCGCCGAGGCGGTCCCGCTGCCTGCGGCCCGGGTGCACTTCGAGCCGTCCTGGTCGGCGACCGCCCCGGTGCTCGCCGCGCGCGCCCGGGCCGGCGACCTGGTGCTGACGATGGGCGCCGGTGACGTGTCGATGGTGGGGCCGGAGGTGCTCGACGCCCTGCGCGCACGGACGGACGCCCCCGTCCCCGGACCGGCGGGCGGCCGGCCGTGA
- a CDS encoding cell division protein FtsQ/DivIB, with protein MLALVALGAVLWLLFAGPLLAVRSIQVDGLRSLPADQVREAAGVERGTPLLRLDVDAAEARVARLPQVASVEVTRGWPDSVVITVVERVPVAIVGPPGERSLMDADGVLFDLVTGEPPTGVVPLDVADPRPGDPATTAALAAVSALPVDVREGVAGAAATSPEAITLTLTDGTVVQWGDAGRSDAKAAVLGALIEQLASGALEPATTIDVSTPQAVVLR; from the coding sequence GTGCTCGCCCTCGTCGCGCTGGGAGCGGTGCTCTGGCTGCTGTTCGCCGGTCCGCTGCTCGCCGTCCGCTCGATCCAGGTGGACGGCCTGCGGTCGCTGCCGGCCGACCAGGTGCGCGAGGCGGCCGGTGTGGAGCGGGGGACCCCGCTGCTGCGCCTCGACGTCGACGCAGCCGAGGCACGCGTCGCGCGCCTTCCGCAGGTCGCCTCGGTCGAGGTGACCCGCGGCTGGCCGGACAGCGTGGTGATCACCGTGGTGGAGCGGGTGCCGGTCGCCATCGTCGGCCCGCCGGGGGAGCGCTCCCTGATGGATGCCGACGGCGTGCTGTTCGACCTCGTCACCGGCGAGCCCCCGACAGGGGTCGTGCCGCTCGACGTGGCCGACCCCCGGCCCGGCGATCCGGCCACGACGGCCGCGCTGGCGGCGGTCAGCGCCCTGCCGGTCGACGTGCGCGAGGGTGTGGCGGGTGCCGCGGCGACGAGCCCGGAGGCCATCACCTTGACGCTGACCGACGGGACCGTCGTCCAGTGGGGCGACGCCGGCCGGTCCGATGCCAAGGCCGCCGTGCTCGGAGCGCTGATCGAACAGCTCGCGTCGGGCGCGCTGGAGCCGGCCACGACGATCGACGTGAGCACTCCGCAGGCCGTCGTCCTCCGCTGA
- a CDS encoding cell division protein SepF, with product MAGAMRRMGIYLGLVEDDDPRAYGRYDSRQSDHPDDRRYGRYPGDDYDTRYDGDYGPAGYAEDDLEVEPPVREPDPLPVRRAGTARPIGLAPAGGAPSRVSSLGGGSAPVGASAAGLAVREPVVAAAEPAPAPVPQPYKITTLHPRNYNEARTIGERFRDGMPVIMNLTEMDDSDAKRLVDFAAGLSFGLRGSIERVTAKVFLLSPQNVDVTAEDKARIRESGFFNQS from the coding sequence ATGGCTGGAGCCATGCGGAGAATGGGCATCTATCTGGGACTCGTCGAGGACGACGATCCCCGCGCCTACGGCCGGTACGACTCGCGGCAGTCCGACCACCCGGACGACCGGCGCTACGGCCGGTACCCGGGCGACGACTACGACACCCGCTACGACGGTGACTACGGTCCCGCCGGGTACGCCGAGGACGACCTCGAGGTCGAGCCGCCCGTCCGCGAGCCCGACCCGTTGCCCGTCCGGCGGGCCGGGACCGCTCGCCCGATCGGTCTGGCGCCGGCCGGGGGTGCCCCGTCGAGGGTCAGCTCGCTGGGCGGCGGCAGCGCTCCGGTCGGCGCGTCGGCCGCGGGGCTCGCCGTCCGCGAGCCCGTCGTGGCCGCCGCGGAGCCGGCCCCTGCGCCCGTACCGCAGCCGTACAAGATCACCACGCTGCACCCGCGCAACTACAACGAGGCCAGGACCATCGGGGAGCGGTTCCGCGACGGCATGCCGGTGATCATGAACCTCACCGAGATGGACGACTCCGACGCGAAGCGCCTCGTCGACTTCGCTGCGGGTCTGTCCTTCGGGCTGCGCGGTAGTATCGAGCGCGTCACGGCCAAGGTGTTCCTGCTCAGCCCGCAGAACGTCGACGTGACGGCCGAGGACAAGGCGCGGATCCGCGAGAGCGGTTTCTTCAACCAGTCCTGA
- a CDS encoding YggS family pyridoxal phosphate-dependent enzyme gives MNLAANLRAVRSRIDAAARAAGREPSSVALLAISKTWSAEDVRSLAALGQREFGENRAQELLDKSRHLEDVDLRWHFVGQLQRNKAAAVARLGAVVHSVDRESLVHVLDRTGQQAGRPVEVFVQVDLGGPAGELGARGGAAADDVPALADLVADASGLALRGLMAVAPRGADPVPAFERLADLAGRVRADHPEAVDLSAGMSGDLEAAIACGATVVRVGTALFGSRALPSGRPQESHR, from the coding sequence GTGAACCTGGCAGCGAACCTGCGGGCGGTCCGGTCCCGGATCGACGCCGCCGCCCGCGCCGCCGGCCGCGAGCCCTCGTCGGTCGCCCTGCTCGCCATCAGCAAGACGTGGTCGGCCGAGGACGTCCGTTCCCTCGCCGCTCTGGGTCAGCGTGAGTTCGGTGAGAACCGGGCCCAGGAACTGCTCGACAAGAGCCGGCACCTCGAGGACGTCGACCTGCGCTGGCACTTCGTCGGTCAACTGCAGCGCAACAAGGCGGCCGCGGTGGCCAGGCTCGGCGCGGTGGTGCACTCGGTGGACCGGGAGTCGCTGGTCCACGTGCTCGACCGGACCGGCCAGCAGGCCGGCCGTCCGGTCGAGGTCTTCGTCCAGGTGGACCTCGGGGGACCGGCCGGCGAGCTCGGCGCCCGGGGAGGCGCCGCGGCCGACGACGTGCCGGCACTGGCCGACCTGGTCGCCGATGCATCCGGCCTGGCCCTCCGCGGCCTGATGGCCGTCGCCCCGCGTGGCGCCGACCCCGTGCCGGCCTTCGAGCGCCTGGCCGACCTCGCCGGACGCGTGCGGGCCGATCATCCGGAGGCAGTCGACCTGTCCGCCGGCATGAGCGGCGACCTCGAGGCGGCCATCGCATGTGGTGCGACGGTCGTGCGTGTCGGAACCGCGTTGTTCGGGAGCCGCGCCCTACCCTCCGGAAGACCACAGGAGTCACACCGGTAA
- the murD gene encoding UDP-N-acetylmuramoyl-L-alanine--D-glutamate ligase, protein MQVRGRTVLVAGLGVSGAAAARVLLDRGARILLTDAAEPPAVAALVADGAQWLGRLDTVPGDVDLVVTSPGWRPDAPLLADAARSGIEVIGEPELAWRLRGADAAPWLAITGTNGKTTTVTMLEAILLAAGRRAVAAGNVGRPLVEVVTAVGEDGAPLHDVVAVELSSFQLHWSSSLAPAAAAVLNVADDHTDWHGSFEAYRDAKARILRRAPVAVADAGDPVAAALVAAHPRPVTVTLGEPAPGQLGLRSGALVDRAFTDDASGVVLLELGQLQVPGPHNVVNALAAAALARAIGVPAEAVGRGLAGFRGGAHRNVRVATVDGVDFVDDSKATNPHAAGASLAAYPRVVWIAGGLLKGADVDPLVAAAAPRLAGVVLLGRDRAVIADSLARHAPTVPVVTVVSGDDERMDGTGTAAQDVMTQVVAAAARLARPGDTVLLAPAAASMDVFRDYGHRGRAFADAVAALG, encoded by the coding sequence ATGCAGGTTCGCGGGCGGACCGTCCTGGTGGCCGGCCTCGGGGTGTCGGGGGCGGCAGCGGCCCGGGTGCTGCTCGATCGCGGTGCCCGGATCCTGCTGACCGACGCCGCCGAGCCGCCCGCGGTCGCCGCGCTGGTCGCCGACGGCGCCCAGTGGCTCGGGCGGCTCGACACCGTTCCCGGCGACGTCGATCTCGTCGTCACCTCACCGGGCTGGCGCCCGGACGCGCCGCTGCTCGCGGACGCCGCCCGCTCGGGCATCGAGGTCATCGGCGAGCCGGAGCTGGCGTGGCGGCTGCGCGGTGCCGATGCCGCACCCTGGCTCGCGATCACGGGCACCAACGGCAAGACCACGACGGTCACGATGCTCGAGGCGATCCTGCTCGCCGCCGGGCGCCGCGCCGTGGCCGCCGGGAACGTCGGCCGCCCGCTGGTGGAGGTGGTCACCGCGGTGGGGGAGGACGGCGCGCCGCTCCACGACGTCGTGGCCGTGGAGCTGTCCAGCTTCCAGCTGCACTGGTCCTCGTCACTGGCGCCCGCCGCGGCCGCCGTCCTCAACGTCGCCGACGACCACACCGACTGGCACGGCTCCTTCGAGGCCTACCGCGACGCGAAGGCGCGCATCCTCCGGCGGGCGCCCGTGGCCGTCGCCGACGCGGGTGACCCGGTCGCGGCGGCGCTCGTCGCCGCCCATCCGCGCCCGGTGACGGTCACGCTCGGCGAGCCCGCCCCCGGTCAGCTGGGGCTCCGGTCGGGAGCCCTGGTCGACCGCGCGTTCACCGACGACGCCTCCGGGGTGGTGCTGCTCGAGCTCGGGCAACTGCAGGTGCCCGGCCCGCACAACGTCGTGAACGCCCTCGCCGCGGCGGCGCTCGCCCGCGCGATCGGCGTCCCCGCCGAGGCCGTCGGCCGCGGGCTCGCGGGGTTCCGGGGCGGCGCCCACCGCAACGTTCGGGTGGCCACCGTCGATGGCGTCGACTTCGTCGACGACAGCAAGGCCACCAACCCGCACGCAGCCGGGGCGTCGCTGGCCGCCTACCCGCGCGTGGTCTGGATCGCCGGCGGCCTGCTCAAGGGCGCGGACGTCGATCCGCTGGTCGCCGCGGCCGCGCCCCGCCTGGCCGGGGTCGTGCTGCTGGGCCGCGACCGGGCCGTGATCGCCGACTCGCTGGCGCGACACGCCCCAACGGTCCCAGTGGTCACAGTGGTCAGCGGCGACGATGAGCGGATGGACGGGACCGGGACCGCCGCCCAGGACGTGATGACGCAGGTCGTGGCCGCGGCCGCACGGCTGGCCCGCCCGGGCGACACGGTCCTGCTCGCCCCGGCGGCCGCCTCGATGGACGTCTTCCGCGACTACGGGCACCGCGGCCGCGCCTTCGCCGACGCCGTCGCGGCGCTCGGGTGA